In Chryseobacterium gleum, a single genomic region encodes these proteins:
- a CDS encoding AglZ/HisF2 family acetamidino modification protein, translating to MLRPRIIPSLLIQDNGLVKTVNFKNPKYVGDPINAVRIFNEKEVDELAIFDIDATVKGLEPNYSLIERIANQSRMPLCYGGGVRTVEQAQKIFGLGIEKIALSSAVLQNPQLITQIAERVGSQSVIVVLDVKKKLFGGYEVYTHNGKKSTGINPFKFAEEAQKLGAGEIIINSIDQDGVMKGYDMGLIDKVREKISLPLTVLGGAGSLNDIKQVIDQHGIIGVAAGSLFVFKGVYKAVLINYPSFEEKEKLRHK from the coding sequence ATGTTAAGACCCAGAATTATACCTTCCCTTCTGATACAAGATAATGGACTTGTAAAAACAGTCAATTTTAAGAATCCTAAATATGTAGGAGATCCTATCAATGCAGTAAGAATTTTCAATGAAAAAGAAGTTGATGAACTTGCTATATTTGACATAGACGCTACTGTAAAAGGGCTGGAACCTAACTATAGCCTGATTGAAAGAATTGCTAATCAATCCAGAATGCCCCTTTGCTATGGAGGCGGGGTAAGAACTGTAGAGCAGGCCCAGAAAATTTTTGGACTTGGAATAGAAAAAATTGCACTTTCCTCTGCTGTTCTTCAAAATCCTCAGTTAATTACTCAGATTGCCGAAAGAGTAGGTTCACAAAGTGTTATCGTTGTTTTGGATGTAAAGAAAAAATTATTTGGCGGATACGAGGTTTACACTCACAATGGCAAAAAATCCACTGGAATTAATCCTTTTAAATTTGCAGAAGAAGCTCAGAAACTGGGGGCAGGAGAAATTATCATCAATTCAATTGATCAGGATGGCGTAATGAAAGGCTATGATATGGGATTAATAGACAAAGTAAGAGAGAAAATTTCATTGCCTCTTACGGTTTTAGGAGGAGCCGGATCTTTAAATGACATAAAGCAGGTAATAGATCAACACGGTATCATAGGTGTTGCTGCGGGAAGTTTATTTGTATTTAAAGGAGTTTATAAAGCTGTACTCATCAACTATCCTTCCTTTGAAGAAAAAGAAAAATTAAGACACAAATAA
- a CDS encoding polysaccharide biosynthesis protein — translation MHIKDKILLITGGTGSFGTAVLRKFINTDHFKEIRIFSRDEKKQDDMRNQFKNDKLKFYIGDVRDYNSIEPAMRGVDYVFHAAALKQVPSCEFFPMQAVKTNVEGTQNVIDAAARNKVKKVICLSTDKAAYPINAMGISKAMMEKVAVAASRNLEETVVCLTRYGNVMASRGSVIPLFIKQIKNGDPITVTDPNMTRFLMSLEEAVELVLFAFEHGNSGDLFVNKAPAGTIGDLAQALKEMFKAENQIKIIGTRHGEKLYETLCTREEMLKAEDMGNFYRIPADNRDLNYAQFFSEGVEDISKIEDYHSHNTEQQDVEGMKKLLLKLPLIRKEVLGEDLLQYPD, via the coding sequence ATGCATATAAAAGATAAAATACTTCTTATTACAGGCGGAACAGGCTCATTTGGGACAGCTGTTTTAAGAAAGTTCATTAATACAGACCACTTTAAAGAGATCAGGATTTTTTCTCGTGATGAGAAAAAACAGGATGATATGAGGAATCAGTTTAAAAATGATAAACTCAAATTTTATATAGGGGATGTAAGAGATTATAACAGTATTGAACCTGCAATGAGAGGAGTGGATTATGTTTTTCATGCAGCAGCACTGAAGCAGGTTCCATCATGTGAATTTTTTCCAATGCAGGCCGTAAAGACGAATGTAGAAGGAACACAAAATGTTATTGATGCAGCAGCTAGGAATAAAGTGAAAAAAGTGATCTGTTTAAGCACAGATAAGGCTGCCTATCCAATTAATGCAATGGGGATTTCCAAAGCTATGATGGAAAAAGTTGCCGTAGCAGCATCCAGAAACCTTGAAGAAACTGTTGTTTGTCTTACAAGATACGGGAATGTAATGGCTTCAAGAGGATCTGTGATTCCATTGTTTATCAAGCAAATCAAAAATGGAGATCCGATAACGGTTACGGATCCTAATATGACCAGATTTTTAATGTCTCTTGAAGAAGCGGTGGAGCTTGTATTATTTGCATTTGAACATGGTAATTCCGGAGACTTGTTTGTCAACAAAGCCCCGGCAGGAACTATCGGTGATCTGGCACAGGCATTAAAGGAAATGTTTAAGGCTGAAAATCAGATTAAAATAATAGGAACAAGACATGGTGAAAAACTATATGAAACGCTATGTACCCGTGAAGAAATGTTAAAAGCCGAAGATATGGGAAATTTCTATAGAATTCCTGCTGATAACAGAGACCTGAATTATGCACAGTTTTTTTCAGAAGGGGTAGAGGATATCTCAAAAATAGAAGACTATCATTCTCATAATACAGAACAGCAGGATGTGGAAGGAATGAAGAAACTGTTATTAAAATTACCTCTGATCCGTAAAGAAGTTTTAGGAGAAGATCTACTACAATATCCAGATTAA
- the hisH gene encoding imidazole glycerol phosphate synthase subunit HisH yields the protein MITIIDYGVGNINAFVNVYKRVDVPVKIARTKEDLEGAQKLILPGVGHFDHAMTQLNNSGMREKLDDLVLNQKIPVIGICVGMQMMANRSDEGIMEGLKWIDATVKKFDETKIQQVTRLPHMGWNDVIPVKDVGLFEGLQDNSIFYFLHTYYFECNNSEDIMAVTEYGGEFASAAHHENKFGIQFHPEKSHHYGEILLHNFAKL from the coding sequence ATGATTACAATTATCGATTACGGTGTAGGAAACATCAATGCTTTTGTGAATGTTTACAAAAGAGTAGATGTACCCGTTAAAATTGCCAGAACAAAAGAAGATTTAGAAGGAGCTCAAAAATTGATTCTGCCAGGCGTAGGGCATTTCGATCATGCAATGACTCAACTGAATAATTCAGGAATGAGAGAGAAGCTTGATGATCTGGTTCTCAATCAAAAAATACCAGTTATTGGAATCTGTGTAGGAATGCAGATGATGGCAAATAGAAGTGATGAAGGAATCATGGAGGGCCTTAAATGGATTGATGCTACTGTTAAGAAATTTGACGAAACAAAAATTCAGCAGGTAACCAGATTACCCCATATGGGCTGGAATGACGTGATACCTGTGAAAGATGTAGGCCTTTTTGAAGGATTACAGGATAATTCAATATTTTATTTCCTCCATACTTATTATTTTGAATGTAATAATAGTGAAGATATCATGGCGGTTACAGAATATGGAGGAGAATTTGCTTCTGCTGCCCATCACGAAAATAAATTCGGAATACAATTTCATCCGGAAAAAAGTCACCATTACGGTGAGATTTTGTTACACAATTTTGCAAAACTTTAA